The Pocillopora verrucosa isolate sample1 chromosome 9, ASM3666991v2, whole genome shotgun sequence genome includes the window CATTGAGGTTACGACAGCAGAATGGCTGCCTTGCAAAGGAGAGGCTTGCTCTGTATTGATGTCCCACAACTTGATGTTCCCTCCAACATCTCCACTTGCCATCAGAGTATTATTGGAGAAAACTGTTAGACAGGCAACTGATGATTCATGAGATTGCTTCTTCCACAAACTTCTTCCTTCTCGCACATTCCATACACATACAGACTTGTCTTGACTGCAGCTTGCAACAATTGGATAGACATTCTTCTCAATTATTTCCTCATTATAAACATCATTGCTTGTGACAAACACTGCATCTGTGATCTGGCCCTTATGCCCACGTAATGTTTTGCATACATAATCTTGGCCTGGCCTCCCTGTGGCTACACCAGTTTCAATCTTATTCCGAGCCACATAGTACCTCTGCCATGTTCTCTCTCCTTGAAAGAGGAAGAAAtcaaatcaattatttattCTTGATGACCaccttcttaaccctttaactaccacatcaaatttgtaattctccttactttcaaccatacaattctcataatgttagttcaaagaatctagtattgaatcaactaattatccccaaatcgatatgtttctttattttcatcacttatctggttgatattgtattgatattgtgaggagaaattctgtcttagtcactcataggAATTAAAGTCTTAAATGACATCTATGTTATGTTTAAAGTGACATTTATAACATAACACATTCACAGTCTTTAAGACAACCATGCCTACCTTAATCTATCAACAGAAAGTATAATAGATCAATTGTAGAAAAAGTAGATACTGGTAGATATCAAGGTTTGAAAAGCAACAGATGAAgttgttgtaattttaaaactataaaaatagtaagaatttaatttcatcCTGTTTTTCCCTACTTCCTATAATAAATTTTGTGCTAGTTTGAATGCATTAAGCCTCTGCAATATAAAACGCAACACTGATTTTGGGTTAGGGGGCTAAAAACAAGTGTATGAGAGATGCAATGATTTTCCAGTATTCATATAAACATAGGAAGGTGTTTCAactcttttgtcattgattgtCACTCATTGTTACACATTACAGAAATAAATGGTTTGTTAAGAGATGAAACTCAACAGTATCAATACTGAGACTTTGGCAAATTGTCTTGATACTAAATAAAGACATTTTTCCACCACTAAATAGCGTTCCCTTCCGCTCTCCCTTTGAATATTGGAACATGCCATTATCTAAGAGAGTAAACAAGCTCTAACACAGTCCTACAGTCTCTGTGCATCACTGTAATGGAGGGATGGGAGAGAATAAAAAACTGGTGAGAAATTcccattttgaaaataattatttctaacGCACGAACCAGGTTTCAGTTTTCCCAGATGACAGAAGTTCCATTTCTGCAAACAATGCTTCTTCCATAAAGAACCAACTTGGGAGGCTTCATACCAATCTCTGCAGACTTGAGAGCATTTAGAAAGTTCTCCAGGCGAAAGAtaactgaaaatatttacaagttcgtcaaaagaaaatatatttccttCTTGGTCCGCCATTGCTAGATTACTTCCCAAGGTACTTTGCAGGTGATAAACAGCCAACAATTTCCCAGCAGCCTCTTCCCTGAGTGACAGAATGTGTCTTGAAACATAAAGTAATCAGTGGAAGCACATTGCAGTTTGGTCGTTTTGACAAAGTACATCTCTTTTCTCAAAACTTAGACAGGATAGTTGAAAATTCCAGTCTCTCTGTGTTAATTGAGACTTCCCAGCCAAATAAGAACATGGCAGATTCACATTCAGAACGTTTTGATGGAATGTTGCTCGCGATTGCACAGCAATGCGAAGGAGGGATTGCTGAGGTACGTGGGAGAAATTACCTAATCTGTATCCGGGTTGATTTTCTTTGGAACAAATCGATAAATATGCCATTAAATATGCCACTAAAGTGTCGTTTCCCGCTGAAGGTATGTTATCTGTGAGGTGCACATAGTGTCATACATCCTGCCGTCGACCCCAGCTTGCATCAAGCAAGTCAAGAAGTATTGAAAATACCATAACATCTTTTCTGATCTTTTAATTGTTTCGCTATATGTTCGTCACATTTTTCACATTCGATGTCATTGAAAAATGTTCCTTAACAGTTGCTAGATGTATTCTTTGgatttctggaaagaaaaacagacttTTTCATTGGGGCTGGGAAAGCAAATGCTGAAAAAATGGTACTGAGCAAGTTCAAGGAGCATCAGAAGAAAGTTGAAGAGGTTTGTTTGAATTATATGTTACTTGAATTAattcttatcatttatttatttattaacttaGCTTCAAATGTTTTGTACAGGGCATCATATGTACATTTATGTAACCCAtgaatactattttttttttaattgtttgcaTGCATTTCAAAAGTTCAATGCGCCACACCATCAGATCAGTTACATTTTTTCATTAAGTGTTGTGAGGCTCATGCAAAGTGTAGTGAATCCAAGTTGTGAATTTGGAATAACTGCAGACTATTAAGTTTGATTCCTCTAATTTGAAATACAGCTCCAGTTGTTTCAAGCTtcataatatttaaaaattggaaTTACATGTAGAAGCTTGGGAATTGTAAGGTCTCTGTCTGATTCCAGTGGACAGCTCCCTTGTTTTTGCATTGAATTGTTCAACATTTGTTCTTTTCTTACTAGAGAGGAGCAGTTTTTGTTACTGACTTCTTTATTGAGGATATGCaaataacattattttcttgtggtttttttgtttaccagaaaaaggaaaaagagaagaaggaGGCTGAAGCTTTGAAAGCAGCAAAAGCTAATAAGGAAGCACAGCAGAAAACAGAGGCAAAAATACAAGAAGTGACAGAGGAAGAAGCAGAGAGGataaaaagtgaagaacaggaaaaaaaagaaaagcagcaaaaagagactgaagaaaaaaacacaaaaaaagatggaaaggCTGAAAATGGAGAGGTTAgcctttattcttatcattaaGAAGTTGTACAAACATGTCAAGTGCTTTCTTTTAGTTTCAGAACATTTTCCTATTTACACTTAATGGATACATAAATAGATATCTCATGCTTTTGatgtacatggaaaaatttttttcctggttTGGTGTAGTTTTAATGCTTGGTAAggattttttaactctttggcTTATTCTTTACCCTGCTAGACTGCCAAAGCTGAAGGCTCTgaggatgaagatgaagatgctAAAGGAAAACTTAAACCTAACTCTGGCAATGGAGCTGACCTTGAAAACTATAGATGGACACAAGTGAGTTGACAGGCGTTATTCCACTTCTTACAACTAGTAAGCTTGCCAAGCTACCTGATGAAACTAGTGAGCTTATATCACCCACATGAAAATCTGTTTGAAACATCAAATTCTGTATACCATTACTGTATTTTACAATAAAACTCATTCAAGCTCCTATGTGTGTATCTATACAAGActtgatatttcttttcaacTGACTTTTACCTTatatgaacttttttttatatatttatttcagaCATTGCAAGAAGTAGAGGTGAGCAGATTTACATACAACAGTCAgaggaataaaaaattacaacctgtctgttttattatttcaatgttatgacttcaaaattattacctttttcaaaataaaactgtCTATTAGGAATTAATGTGATCTATAAGGGCAAACATTGTTAATATTTCTATacaatatttaccatttttatttacattatgTGAACCAATTCCCTGATTGCTAACTTGATGACTTTTTCCAGTTCAAGTTTCCAATGGCATGTGCCCTGCCatctttcttgaatttttttttttcatatgaatGACTGGTAGCTGTTCACAAGCTAGTCACCAGCACTAAAATATTCACCACCTTAATATGTAAACTAGTGGGAaggttgtttgtttgtatttaaaatttttataaaattccACTGTGATGAATTTACATCCTTCATTTGGAAGTCAGCATGGAATGATGGATTCATACTGATATTATTGAGCTTCTTCTTGTTTACTTGAAGAAGCTGTGATCAAATAAGCTGATAAGATCTGACAATGCTGGCATACAATATTGTGGCACTGTTCTCTGAAATATAACTgcaaattttattaataatgttGTTCTTTTTGGAATGGAATTTAAGGCCTGGATTCCTTTAAATGTCAGTTTTAAAGTGAAAGGAAGAGATGTAATAGTGGATATACAGCAGTCTGTAAGTTTTTTATTAACAGTAATTTTTACATGACCAAActaacaattaaaaacaaagaaccaAACTACATCAGAACATTGACTGTAGGCTAAACCCTACAAGCTGTGGAGAGTTTATCATCGTGAACACataatgttgtggttcatttaattGACTGCtggttaaaatttgattttccccTTTTCTAGCTTGTCGTTTTGTACAAATCTTTGATAGAAATGCTTTTATTACTTAAGGAAGTGGTATTTGAAATAAGGGTGAAAAGTGAAGCCTAAAATATGTATCAAAACGTGCAAGCTCTCCTTTTGTCATCCTGTAAGTTTCCTCTGATGAAGCTTTTGTTATTCTGATGAAGTGCATTTAGTGCTCATCCTCACTTCAAATGTTCtggtcaaatttttttagagGTGTCCTTGGTGAACAACATGTAGATAGTactgaaatatttctgaaagtTTGGGTTAAATTAGCTGGCTATTTTGCCCAAAACTGACTTACCCAAACTGAAACTATCAGGTATAAAATTTTGGTataattaattgtttttctctcttcctcTGTACATAGCATTTAAAAGTTGGCTTAAAAGGACATCCACCTATAATTGATGGAGACCTGCCAAAGAAGGTAGCTATAATTTAATTTACCTTTATTATAcaggagaatttttaaaaatgcaaaataaacaaaaaggattTTGGTAAACAGCGATAATGATTTTTTATTAGGTGAAGATTGAGGAGTGCTCATGGGTACTGCAGGATCAGAAAAATGTTGTCATCACCCTAGAAAAAGTAGGtgaaaaccagtttaattgGGTTAATTTTCTACATAAAAGACTTAAACTTTCAATAAAAGTCATGAATTTAAAGGCATGCAATTGGCAGTTATGTGGTTAGTAAAGATCTTTCCCTCTTTTAAAGATTGTGTAATATTGCACAAAATATTCTTCTCTGTTTGAAAGGAGTTAGCAAGATTGTCATTTAAGAAGAAAAAGCTGTCAGTAGTGGTTGCATTTTTGTTGATAGTTGCCATTTTACTAGAAATTTTCCAGActagtaaaaatttttttccctggCAACCATTTCAGGATTTCAGATCACAAAATGGTGACTGTATAGATTTGAGTTTTGAGCCCTTTTAGCCACTGTAATGGCAGTTttcatggattttttttatgttcttttcATATTAAACTAGTGATTTATTGTTAATTGCTAATCAACCCATGTGTGTGTTTTGTCAGGTTAATAAAATGGAATGGTGGTCACACCTGTTGACAACAGATCCAGAGATTAACACCAAAAAAGTTCAACCAGAAAATTCAAAGGTTAGAATATTCCAAGGGTGTAATATGGAGAAAATTATAAAATCGCCACAACAATTGTTGATGTCTTCAGTAAAAACATAGCAGCTTAAGCTCAAGCGTCAGCTAATGCATTGGCTAATGCTCACAAAATTAGCTTAGagactctttatggtggccaatttactttataaattcagttgataaagccaaattatcttgttatacccccgccaacagtttctctagaaacttaccctctttattcaaACTCTGAAAACTTTGAGCggcagaaatattttgagataattttttgtaattttgaggTTTACCCCTGCTCCTGTTCACCCTGCTAGGATGAAATCAAAAGTGTGGACAGTTTTCTTAgtaaatcaataaatttttttttatatttgattAAAACATATTAGCAAACATCATTTATTGCTGTCTTTACTGCAGCTTGGGGATTTAGATGATGAAACAAGAGGAATGGTGGAGAAAATGATGTTTGATCAAAGACAAAAAGCTGTAAGTGTTAAAATACGTCATCAGATATATTACAAACTATACAATGGAAAAATAGGGTAGTGGCCTCATTAAAAGTAACAACAATCATGTTAACATCATTTGAAGACAAATGGagaagaagaaaatttaaatgtttacttCAATTGGAACTGAGTCAAAACTCAAATAATGGCAAGTGCACTGCAGAAAAACATACTGTAGGTGGTTAATCAAGACTGGAAATTTGGAACTTCTGAGAAGTCAACTTCAGTTGTAACATTTGAATTATTGATTActcaaacatttgttttttcattagaTGGGATTACCTACTTCAGAAGAACAGAAAAAGCAAGATATCCTaaaaaagtgagtttttttgtCCCTCAAAAATGGAGTTGAAATTCCCATTGTCTGGCTTACTTACTTGAATTGCATCACTAAGGAAGTTCAGGACCTTGTACCATTATTTTTACCTGTCAAGGTAGTGAGTACAAACTCCTCTGGATTGTGTTTTCATTGGTAGGCAATACCTATATTATATTTTAAGGAGGagtttacaaaaacaaaaaagtttgtttCCTATCACAACTGACATTTGGTGGTTTGGCTTTGGAAATTTTCCCAATGAATGTGTATTGcttatatgtgtgtgtgtgtgtgtgtgttatgTTTTTTAAGTAAGGAGGCCTATCTTGTATAAGCCCTGTGGTGTTTGGAGGCCCCCTTGCCATCCATTAAAATATTGTTATTCAACAAGTGCTGTAAACTTACTtagttgatgatgtaaaccACCTCTCTCTTTATGaatgacaaacaaaattgtaatttcataTTTGCTCTTTTTTGCCAGGTTCATGGAACAACACCCAGAGATGGACTTCTCAAAAGCCAAGTTTTCATGAATTTTATTCAAGTTAATGATGCAAATCAAACCAAGCCACCAGTTTATTGTTCAAAATTTAATGTGAGACAAAGCAAAATCATGGAGAATCATTGCTTGGTTTTCACAAAGGACATTTATTGTGTTGTCTGTTACTTTGTGCTTTGcagtaatatttttattctcttttcaACAAAAGCTTATGATCGGTCATTCTCTGGCATTAGCGATTAGTTTGccctctttcttttttactttagaATAAAGAACACTATGGATTGTGATACTGCAAACAAAAATGACCCAAGATAGCACTTAGAACTATAAAATTGGGTTCATAGAAATATCAGGTACTCATCAGTCAAATAAACAGTAACCTTTCACTAAGTTTGTAGTTCTCTCTGTCAgtagttaatgaattttttgGGTATTACTtccacaatatttttttctttcattcagttCAAATTCATGGTCCCTATATAATTACATGTGAATGCAAAATAATACATATTTGCAGTTGAAATTAGAAAGGCCAACGGATCATCGACAATGGAGATCAAGACCCCGGCCAAATGGAGACAGATCCAATGAACTAGGCGAGTGAGATAACCATTCTTAAATGGCGATACATCAGAATTACAAAAGAACTTGAGCGCTCTAAGAATAAGTCTTTTCACATGAGTTGGAAGGGTTACTCGCAACTCAACGACCTTTTTTTAGCCTCGAGAGTACTATACATCGAGATGTTATGATTTCACTTGAACATTAGGAAGGTTACCGGggagcaggtaatttagtgttaacaactgagttaaaaacataaattggccaccgtaaagagtaaacaagctgacgttttgagcgttaactctatcgctctgacggagggcaaacgctcgaaacgtcagcttttttactttttaaggTGGCCAGTTACGTTTTGTCAACTCAgtcgttaacactaaattacctgctaaattatctctcccaccgacgcagcaccacagtttctttagaaacttacaccctTAATTCATTTACCAGGGAACCTCGACTTTACGTGCCCCTGTTGGTTTCGGTGGGTTAACGGACCAGTTTCACATGTCGAAGGTACATGCCGGCTAAATTCCTTCAGTTATTATCGTCAATTATACATTGTTATGGACTAAGGCGTAGTATAGGGCGATCGATTAAGTCGATGTATATCAcgcttgaaatatttctttccaaGACCTGAAATGCATGAATGAACTAGCCCCAATTCGGCCAGCGGCATTTCCTAACggaccaatcagatgaaagtGGAATCAACGAGTggcaatttcaaaattgttccCTCTCGTAACTTTATGAAGGAGTTTTTCGCGCAGATTTGTATGGTAAATATTGTAAGTTCTTCTGATTTTAATCGCTGAAAACAATTGTTTGGTAGAACAAAATGTCTGAGCATCAACGCAGTTCTATTTCGGACGGCGAAGAAGAGCCTGATGATGGTCAGATCGACCATCCTAACCGTGACAATGACGCGGACATTCGCAAGAATCTCTTCGATGAATTTGATGAtcctgtaaaagaaaagacCTCTTCGGACACTTCTGGGAGAGAATACATTAAGGTTTATTTAAGAGCACGGCCGTTTAGTAGCGAAGAACTCGAGGCAAACGAAGATCAACAATGTGTAGAGAGAGAAAGCCGTACTTCGGTCTTAATGAACGCGCCAAAGGAATCGTTTGCATTCAAAAACAGCACTCGGGCTGGCGGTGAGATTTCGCATCGATTTTCGTTCACAAATGTGTTTAGTGAGGATACAACACAGAAAGTTTTCTTCGATGAGACAACTCTTCCTTTGGTAACGGACTTCATTAAGGGACaaaattgtttggtttttacctACGGGGTGACTAACTCGGGAAAGGTAAGCGagctttctgttttatttgaacaTTTGTAACTACGCGATCAGTGAGCTGTAACCTCTTTGCTTTCTTTCGAATACAAATTGGATTCATGGTAATAAGCTGTAAAAGGATATAACACTTATTAATTTGGTTGGGTGTCGTTTTGATGTCAGTTACATGTTGATATGATTTATTCTAGTTGAGTTGGGTCGTATACTTCAAAACATCTTTGTTTTCGGTGTTTCTTTTAGACTTACACAATTCAAGGAACCCCCAAAGATGGTGGGATTCTACCTCGAAGTCTTGATGTACTCTTTAACAGTAtagagggaaagagttacgaGAGAATGGACCTCAAACCAAGATTCTGCACAGATGTTGTGAGGCTTACATATGACGAGGAACAGAAGGAAAGTAATTTCAAGTGTGCGTTACTCTCGTCTCTCAACAAAGAGGTGAGTTACAGCAATTAATGGTGGGTGATATTTTTTTGAACCGAGCTCTCAAACATCTTAAATGAATACTTTATACACTCTTTTTTTCAAGGAACATCAAATGTTTTACGATTTGCGATTTTTTCGATTTGAGCCTGAAAACGTTCTTATCATGTTCTTAAGTTGTGTGGTGTAgtattcaataaataaattattcaataatCTTACTGCCTGGAGTTGTGTTCTAATGTTTTTTGTTTAGGGATAAAAAGTAGCAATGGAACATGATCACCAGCATTTACTGCTGCTGATAAGGCCTCTTACTTCCGTCTTCCAAGACTTTATTTAACATTGTAAATGATTTGCATGGTCACTTGCATGACACAATATTGCAGCCAatagtgaaaaagaaaagagtctGTTTTGAGAAAGGGAGGCTTCTTGAGATGGGAAACTCATAGATGCATTTATGGTATTACAAGATATTCATCAGGAAAAGCAGTCATCTATGTATTTTGCATTATTCTTTCAGACTTTTGACATAAATGCATTTCTCAAACTGGACCAAGACTCTACTGCTGACTTGTCAAAAGTCAGTTGTATTGATGACTCAGTTCTGCATAACACAATCAAGAGTCAGGATGGAGGACATGAAGGTATTTAACATTTTATCCAAACTAGATGCAAGGTTACTTCAGTTGTAGCTCCCACTTAAGcatggtttcattttttttttaatgaaaattcatCTAAAATCCTCCTTTATTCAAGAATTTTCTAAAGAGATTCTTGCCAAGTGAAGTAGTTAAACACTAGTATTTTCTCTAGATTTAATTGATCCTGTCGTGTCATTTCAGAGTCCTCCATTGACAATGACGAGAATATCTCTCGGGTGGCAGATGACACCACAATCAATGTAGATGCACAAGGACCAGTCAAATTCTCTGTTTGGGTTTCTTATGCTGAAATCTACAATGAAACAATCTTTGATTTGTTGGAGCCATGTCCAACAgggaaaggtaaaaaaagaacaacactcAGACTTGGTGATGATGCAAACGGGAACCCCTATATCAAAGGTATGTGCTGAATAAAGACTAAAATGGAACCTTTGAACATTgctttgttattttattaattactgAGAAATGATCAATAAATGAgttaactttattatttttacaaatttagatggtaaaaaaaaggtaaatgttATGTTCCCTTGAGCATGAACAGTACTGTATGCTTCCCAGTGTTTTCCACAGTTCTTTCCCTTGCAAGCAGTGTGGTCTATTTATTACATTTGAGACATCCAGATTTTGTGGTACAAGCTACTTGAGTCTTAACATAGATCTGTGCTTTCTGTACTTAGATACAACAACCAGATCCTAGCACCTGACAATCTGTCACAGCTATCTAGTTTGCCTTACTTTccaaacaataattttttgactgattttttttattaaaactgcACACTCAGCTAGACTGGTCAATTGTGTCATCAGTTGTCAGGGATTTGACAGTTTCAGTGGCCTAAGTCACCAATACCTGcctcttctttttcattataTATTTGCTCATTTTATAAATTGTAATTTCAAATATGGTTAAGAAGTTATGCTACAATGATGATGATCTAGTAAAGTGGAAAATTTAGGCAAATTATTAATGATGCCTGTTTGCATTTATTAATGAAGGATTGAGAGAAATTTATGTCTCCAATGCTGATGAAGCCTACAAGGTAAGATATGCTTCCATCCTCAATATTTTTCCCCTCTTGGTTACCTGCACTTAAATAACATCAGTGTAATTATAACtgtgtttgtttcaatttctcagAGGAGTGACGCAGTGATACTAAAaaatcttatttcttttttcatgtatagATTCTTAAGATTGGCcagaaaaatcaaagaatagCTTCCACAAAGTTAAACCAGTGTTCCAGTCGCAGGTAAATACAACAAATTATCATGGTTGGTTACATTAGGCTCTTTAAAAATGgtctctttttcatttactctACAACACATTATTTTGTTGCCAACTAGCATGGtgagatgatgatgatgacaatgatggtGGTGGTGGTTGTAGTGGtattgatgatgatgttgacaCACAGAAGTAGACTTTATCATAGTTTTATGTAACTAACAAAGCAATTCTTTCATTCTTCAGTCACTGTATCTTCAGTATCAAGGTTCTGCGAGTAGTTGATGTTGATGATCCTCATGTAGCAAGAGTTAGCAGGTAAGTGACcatgttgtgcaatttttcttgATATTATTATTTTGGAAATCACAGTTCAAAATTCTTTAATTGAAAACCATAACACATCATCAACTTGCCGTAAAGTAGCCTCCAGAACCTATATAGTTATAGAGGCACATGGCTCCATGTGCAGTTTTACTTAAAATACTTATACAACAGCTACagttaacataattttttttctgcagactTTCATTTGTAGATTTAGCAGGATCTG containing:
- the LOC131783811 gene encoding nuclear migration protein nudC-like, which codes for MADSHSERFDGMLLAIAQQCEGGIAELLDVFFGFLERKTDFFIGAGKANAEKMVLSKFKEHQKKVEEKKEKEKKEAEALKAAKANKEAQQKTEAKIQEVTEEEAERIKSEEQEKKEKQQKETEEKNTKKDGKAENGETAKAEGSEDEDEDAKGKLKPNSGNGADLENYRWTQTLQEVEAWIPLNVSFKVKGRDVIVDIQQSHLKVGLKGHPPIIDGDLPKKVKIEECSWVLQDQKNVVITLEKVNKMEWWSHLLTTDPEINTKKVQPENSKLGDLDDETRGMVEKMMFDQRQKAMGLPTSEEQKKQDILKKFMEQHPEMDFSKAKFS